The following coding sequences are from one Eucalyptus grandis isolate ANBG69807.140 chromosome 11, ASM1654582v1, whole genome shotgun sequence window:
- the LOC104426512 gene encoding LOW QUALITY PROTEIN: protein ALUMINUM SENSITIVE 3 (The sequence of the model RefSeq protein was modified relative to this genomic sequence to represent the inferred CDS: inserted 1 base in 1 codon), which produces MDIVSGAATGLGLEWDWVFDVEHLGWMVEFLKGMVKPAAALAVVFMAAALSYTQRLRLEREMVYAISRAFLQLSIIGFVLQFIFNRENSFWIILAYLFMVSVAGYTAGQRAKHVPXGKYIAGASILTGTAVTMFLLVLLNVFPFTPRYIIPVAGMMVGNAMTVTGVTMKRLRDDIRTQMNLVETALALGATPRQATHQQVKRALVIALSPVIDNAKTVGLISLPGAMTGLIMGGASPIEAIQLQIVVMNMLIGASTVSSIMSTYLCWPGFFTKAYQLESKVFSSE; this is translated from the exons ATGGACATTGTGAGCGGAGCGGCGACGGGGCTGGGCCTGGAGTGGGATTGGGTGTTCGACGTGGAGCACCTGGGGTGGATGGTGGAGTTCCTGAAGGGGATGGTGAAGCCGGCGGCCGCGCTCGCGGTGGTCTTCATGGCGGCGGCCCTCTCCTACACCCAGAGGCTCCGCCTTGAACGGGAGATGGTCTACGCCATCTCCAGGGCTTTCCTTCAGCTCTCCATTATCGGCTTCGTCCTCCAGTTCATCTTCAACCGGGAGAACAGCTTCTGGATCATCCTCGCTTACCTTTtcatg GTCTCGGTCGCTGGCTACACGGCTGGTCAACGCGCGAAACACGTCC GGGGCAAATACATAGCCGGAGCCTCGATCCTCACCGGAACTGCAGTGACGATGTTCTTGCTGGTCCTGCTCAACGTGTTCCCCTTCACTCCTCGGTATATCATTCCTGTCGCGGGAATGATGGTGGGGAATGCGATGACGGTTACTGGTGTCACCATGAAAAGGCTTAGGGATGATATCAGGACGCAAATGAACCTG GTGGAGACTGCATTGGCTCTTGGCGCAACCCCGCGCCAAGCGACGCATCAACAAGTGAAGAGGGCGCTGGTCATAGCACTCTCCCCCGTGATCGACAATGCCAAAACTGTGGGCCTCATCTCGCTTCCGGGCGCGATGACGGGCCTGATAATGGGAGGGGCTTCTCCAATTGAAGCCATCCAGCTGCAGATTGTGGTAATGAACATGCTAATCGGTGCGTCCACCGTCAGCAGCATCATGTCCACCTACCTCTGCTGGCCGGGATTCTTCACCAAGGCTTATCAGTTGGAATCTAAGGTCTTCTCCTCTGAGTGa
- the LOC104427906 gene encoding pathogenesis-related protein 1A — MRHVFVAAALLLVSIDVLVVSTDVPKQAVAASARMPGKGASLGGGMAVNLKSVGGTPRRPQGAKLGVPVPSAREFVEAHNKVRLGHGEPLLKWDKNLAKYSRRFASKRAADCKMIHSYGPYGENIFWGAKAEWSPSQVVDSWVSEKQFYDPTHNSCTPGEMCGHYTQVVWRDTARVGCAWIPCLNGGMYAICSYDPPGNYVNESPFVSTADQR, encoded by the coding sequence ATGCGACACGTCTtcgtcgccgccgccctcctcctcGTCTCCATCGACGTCCTCGTCGTCTCGACCGATGTCCCGAAGCAGGCGGTCGCCGCGTCGGCTCGGATGCCGGGCAAGGGCGCCTCCCTCGGCGGCGGCATGGCCGTCAACCTCAAGAGCGTCGGCGGGACCCCGCGGCGGCCCCAGGGCGCGAAGCTCGGGGTCCCTGTCCCCAGCGCCCGCGAGTTCGTCGAGGCCCACAACAAGGTCAGGCTCGGGCACGGCGAGCCGCTCCTGAAGTGGGACAAGAACCTGGCCAAGTACTCGCGGCGGTTCGCGTCCAAGCGCGCCGCGGACTGCAAGATGATCCACTCCTACGGCCCGTACGGGGAGAACATCTTCTGGGGGGCGAAGGCCGAGTGGTCCCCGTCCCAGGTCGTGGACTCGTGGGTCAGCGAGAAACAGTTTTACGATCCGACGCACAACTCGTGCACGCCGGGAGAGATGTGCGGGCACTACACGCAGGTCGTTTGGCGGGACACCGCCCGCGTGGGCTGCGCCTGGATCCCGTGCCTCAACGGGGGCATGTACGCCATCTGCTCGTACGACCCGCCCGGGAACTACGTGAACGAGAGCCCGTTCGTGTCCACCGCGGACCAACGGTGA